The DNA window tctgtcttttcatGTGATTGTGCAAGACCATACAAGTACATATATTCAAAGCAAACTCCCTGTCATAATGAATTCACTTAACGCCTCCCTTTCTATAACTGAAATGTTGTTCAGGATTCCATATCTGGACGCTACAGTGCCATTTCCATGTTGTGTCTATGATTTGTCCCTATAGTCTGAGGCAGTTTCCTAACCTTTCAAAAGCTTAATTGAGTCTCTTAATTATAGGCCTGTCAGACCcgtctcttcctctcatctctctggaAGATCCTGATCCCTCTGAGTCATCAGTTAGCTATGTCAGACAGAGGCATGGAGGCCTTGCTGGCCTTATTCAGAGACAGGATGATTGATGTATGGGCTGAATGAACACACACTCTGGTATACCTTGGTACAACCTTAACATGTGTAGCCAACAATAGTAATGGactctacagtatgtatagtTTGTCTGATGTTGTCTTGTTGGCTTGGGTTGAGAAATATTTGCCTATTCAATCATACAAGACCAAACACAAGCAGATATCCATATTAACAGGTGGTGACCTACATTCTCTAGtaattatagaaataacttttctaTAAGTTGAATTaatactgaaaataatcattgctCATTACTCGCACGACATCATTCTGCAGGATGTTGCCTCCGAGTATTTCTTCCTCTATGTCTGACAGATATCTGAAATTCTCTTTCCAGCCACTCGAGAGTCAGCATTTGTTCATGCTATTGCCTCGGCGGGAGTAGCATTTGCAGTGACCCGTGCCTGCGCTGAGGGTTCAGCCACCATCTGCGGATGTGACACACGCCACAAGGGCCCCCCTGGTGAGGGATGGAAGTGGGGCGGCTGCAGCGAGGATGTAGAGTTTGGGAGCATGGTGTCCCGGGAGTTTGCTGATGCAAGGGAGAATCGCCCCGATGCACGCTCAGCCATGAACCGCCATAACAATGAGGCAGGAAGAATGGTGagctttcaaaaaaaaaaaaaagctctttttGCTGATtgtgttttcacagttttttctactttcagatattttattaaCACATACATTTTGTTTATCCTTAGTCCCTCAACGACAACATGTTCCTGAAGTGTAAGTGCCATGGGCTGTCGGGCAGCTGCGAGGTCAAGACGTGCTGGTGGTCGCAGCCTGACTTCCGAGTTATTGGCGACTACATGAAGGATAAGTACGACAGCGCATCAGAGATGGTGGTGGAGAAACATAAGGAGTCCCGTGGATGGGTGGAGACCCTGAGACCCAAGTACAACTACTTCAAACCCCCCACAGAGCGCGATCTGGTTTACTACGAAAGCTCACCCAACTTCTGTGACCCCAATCCCGAAACCGGCTCCTTTGGAACCCGCGAT is part of the Sebastes umbrosus isolate fSebUmb1 chromosome 12, fSebUmb1.pri, whole genome shotgun sequence genome and encodes:
- the wnt3a gene encoding protein Wnt-3a: MIYLGCFLLLLCGLTHVMASYPIWWSLAVGHQYSSLGTQPILCGSIPGLVPKQLRFCRNYVEIMPSVAEGVKIGIQECQHQFRGRRWNCTTVNDNLAIFGPVLDKATRESAFVHAIASAGVAFAVTRACAEGSATICGCDTRHKGPPGEGWKWGGCSEDVEFGSMVSREFADARENRPDARSAMNRHNNEAGRMSLNDNMFLKCKCHGLSGSCEVKTCWWSQPDFRVIGDYMKDKYDSASEMVVEKHKESRGWVETLRPKYNYFKPPTERDLVYYESSPNFCDPNPETGSFGTRDRICNLTSHGIDGCDLLCCGRGHNTRTEKRKEKCHCIFHWCCYVSCQECVRVYDVHTCK